The Thermosynechococcus sp. HN-54 DNA segment TTGGGGCTGTTGCGAACTGTTGGCAGAACTAGTGGTGGCTATCGCCTCTTTGCTGAGGATGTTTTTGCTCGCCTGAGTTTTATTAAGCGCGCCCAGTCCCTCGGCCTCACCCTGAGTGAAATCAAAGTTTTTCTTGAGGTGTACGATCGTGGTGAGATTCCCTGTGACCGCATCAAGGAAAAGTTAGGGGAAAAATTGGCGGCGATTGAGGCGCAAATTCAGCAGTTGCACATTCTCAAGCAGGAACTCCAAGGCCTCCTGTCCGGCTGGCGATCGCCCGCGCAACCCCTAGAGGGTACCATCTGTCCCATCCTGCAACCCATCGTTCCGTCCTAAGCTATTCGTTCATATTCTTGTAAGTGGCCACCGCTGAAGGGGAAATCTGGTTGAGATAGCGGAAAATCCAGTACTTAAACACCGTATCGAGCATCACCGGAAACGTGGCAATAAACATATTGATAAAGT contains these protein-coding regions:
- a CDS encoding heavy metal-responsive transcriptional regulator is translated as MNAAAYRIGTVAHSSGLPVKTIRYYEELGLLRTVGRTSGGYRLFAEDVFARLSFIKRAQSLGLTLSEIKVFLEVYDRGEIPCDRIKEKLGEKLAAIEAQIQQLHILKQELQGLLSGWRSPAQPLEGTICPILQPIVPS